One window of the Devosia sp. 2618 genome contains the following:
- a CDS encoding N-formylglutamate amidohydrolase, which translates to MRRGKVDVSGQNSVLVSNARGRSPFVIVCDHASNRIPAKYGDLGLTATERLSHIAWDPGALAVSRALSDSLDAPLVQSTVSRIVIDCNRELDAPDLIWTLSESTRIAANENLDAAERQYRIDHFHRPYHASIETLLEARRHAGQETVLVCLHSFTPVYHGVARPWPIGLIHGVDTGYTKALFDALKADDPTLNVGWNEPYAALNGVTLTLEKHGDGRGLEATMIEIRHDEILEPTGVTLWADRLARCLQTARVARKRAMAV; encoded by the coding sequence ATGCGTAGGGGCAAAGTGGACGTTAGCGGTCAAAACTCGGTGCTTGTGTCCAATGCGCGGGGGCGTTCGCCCTTCGTGATCGTGTGCGACCATGCCAGCAACCGCATCCCCGCAAAATATGGCGACCTGGGCCTGACCGCCACTGAACGGCTCAGCCACATTGCCTGGGATCCGGGCGCGCTGGCAGTCAGCCGCGCGCTCTCGGACAGCCTCGACGCGCCGCTGGTGCAGTCGACCGTTTCGCGCATCGTCATCGACTGCAATCGCGAGCTTGATGCGCCGGACCTGATCTGGACCCTGTCGGAATCGACCCGCATCGCCGCCAATGAAAACCTCGATGCGGCCGAGCGCCAGTACCGCATCGATCACTTCCACCGCCCCTATCACGCCTCCATCGAGACGCTGCTCGAAGCGCGTCGGCATGCGGGGCAGGAAACGGTGCTGGTCTGCCTGCACTCCTTTACCCCGGTCTATCACGGCGTCGCCCGTCCCTGGCCAATCGGGCTGATCCACGGCGTCGACACCGGCTACACCAAGGCATTGTTCGATGCGCTCAAGGCCGATGATCCGACGCTCAATGTTGGCTGGAACGAGCCCTATGCGGCGCTCAATGGGGTAACGTTGACGCTTGAAAAACACGGTGACGGGCGCGGGCTCGAAGCCACCATGATCGAAATCCGGCACGACGAAATTCTTGAACCTACTGGCGTGACCCTTTGGGCAGACCGGTTGGCGCGTTGTCTGCAAACCGCGCGGGTCGCGCGCAAGAGGGCAATGGCAGTCTAG
- a CDS encoding amino acid permease: protein MAETKKVGSVAYATRDKDYFEKRGLQRYAGIWSLWALGVGAVISGHFSGWNFGFMTGGWGGMVVAAGIIAIMYLGLVSSIAEMSPALPHTGAAYSFARTSMGPWGGFVTGLFENVEYVLTPAVICTFISGYFGSITGLDTAYYPILWVVFFALFLALNIFGVALSYKVTLTVTLISLAGLVFFWFSAFPHIDFSRWALNIGVGPDGAAVELPEGNGSWFPFGWQGVLSTLPFAVWLFLAIEQVPLAAEESVDPKRDMPRGILLGFCTLLLSAFMIVLLNPSIAGVGAFSLGSSLEPALQGIRAIYGDAAAPVFGVVALIGLIASFHTILYAQGRQVYSLSRAGYFPSALSVTHPKYKTPHIAMVSGALLGLAVMLIIWFANGGGGDGADQLGDDIIGSVLLNMAVFGAMLSYIMQALSFIILRRNLPNIERPFRSPVGIPGAVLTIIIAAVTLFYQLQDPNFYKGVIWVVLWCAVGIVYFAAIGRHKLIMSPEEEFALENKA, encoded by the coding sequence ATGGCTGAGACCAAGAAGGTCGGCAGTGTCGCCTATGCGACACGCGACAAGGACTATTTCGAAAAACGTGGGCTGCAACGCTATGCCGGCATCTGGTCGCTATGGGCACTGGGCGTTGGCGCAGTGATTTCCGGCCACTTCTCTGGCTGGAATTTTGGCTTCATGACCGGCGGCTGGGGCGGCATGGTGGTCGCCGCCGGCATTATCGCCATCATGTATCTGGGCTTGGTCTCGTCCATCGCCGAAATGAGCCCCGCTTTGCCCCATACGGGTGCCGCCTATTCCTTCGCCCGCACATCGATGGGGCCATGGGGCGGCTTCGTCACCGGGCTGTTCGAGAACGTCGAATATGTGCTCACCCCGGCGGTGATCTGTACCTTCATCTCGGGCTACTTCGGCTCGATCACCGGGCTCGATACGGCCTATTACCCGATCCTCTGGGTGGTGTTCTTCGCCCTGTTCCTCGCGCTCAATATTTTTGGTGTGGCGCTTAGCTACAAGGTGACGCTCACTGTCACGCTGATCTCGCTGGCAGGTCTGGTGTTCTTCTGGTTCAGCGCCTTCCCGCATATCGATTTCTCGCGCTGGGCGCTCAATATCGGCGTTGGGCCGGATGGCGCGGCTGTCGAACTGCCGGAAGGCAATGGTTCGTGGTTCCCCTTTGGCTGGCAGGGCGTGTTGTCCACCCTGCCCTTCGCGGTCTGGCTGTTCCTTGCCATCGAGCAGGTGCCGCTGGCGGCCGAAGAATCCGTTGACCCCAAGCGCGACATGCCACGCGGCATTCTACTCGGCTTCTGCACACTGTTGCTCAGCGCCTTCATGATCGTGTTGCTCAACCCATCCATCGCCGGCGTCGGTGCGTTCAGCCTCGGCTCATCGCTTGAGCCTGCGCTGCAGGGTATCCGCGCCATCTATGGCGATGCGGCCGCTCCTGTCTTTGGCGTCGTGGCGCTGATCGGTCTGATCGCCTCGTTCCACACCATCCTCTATGCGCAGGGCCGTCAGGTCTATTCGCTGAGCCGCGCTGGCTACTTCCCATCTGCGCTGTCGGTCACCCATCCCAAGTACAAGACACCGCATATCGCGATGGTCTCGGGTGCTCTGCTGGGTCTGGCCGTGATGCTCATCATCTGGTTTGCCAATGGTGGCGGCGGCGATGGCGCTGATCAGCTGGGCGATGACATCATCGGCTCGGTGCTCCTCAACATGGCCGTGTTCGGCGCGATGCTGAGCTACATCATGCAGGCCCTGAGCTTTATCATCCTGCGCCGCAACCTGCCCAATATCGAGCGGCCATTCCGTTCGCCCGTCGGCATTCCTGGCGCCGTTCTGACCATCATCATTGCGGCCGTGACCTTGTTCTACCAGCTGCAGGATCCGAACTTTTACAAGGGCGTGATCTGGGTGGTGCTGTGGTGCGCCGTCGGCATCGTCTATTTCGCCGCGATCGGTCGCCACAAGCTGATCATGTCGCCTGAAGAAGAGTTTGCGCTCGAAAACAAGGCGTAA
- a CDS encoding glutamine synthetase family protein, translating into MAYSLAELKKDVAAGSIDTVLVAFPDMQGRMIGKRFQAEYFLEVANDETHGCDYLLADDIDMEPVPGYDAANWGKGYGDFVMKPDLTTLMKATWLEGTAIVLCDLSDHHHHEPVPHSPRAILKRQLERLAKLGYTANVATELEFYLFDDDYRTVHQKGHRNLQPAGDYIQDYNIFQTTKEEGVMRALRKHLQASGIPVESSKGEWGPGQEEINVKYADALTMADRHVVLKNATKEIAYAQGKSVTFMAKWDYALAGSSSHIHMSLADKAGKPLFVGDKDERGMSDLMKHFMAGQLAYAREITYFLAPYINSYKRFQAGTFAPTKAIWSPDNRTAGFRLCGEHSKSIRVECRMGGADLNPYLAIAALIAAGIEGIEEKLPLEPAFVGDAYITEKLREIPKTLREATDTLRNSAMLKDAFGEQVVSHYVHTAEWEQLEYDRRVTDWELKRGFERS; encoded by the coding sequence ATGGCCTACTCTCTTGCCGAGCTGAAAAAAGACGTCGCAGCCGGGTCAATCGACACCGTGCTGGTCGCCTTCCCTGACATGCAGGGGCGAATGATCGGCAAGCGCTTTCAGGCTGAGTATTTCCTCGAAGTGGCCAATGACGAAACCCACGGCTGCGACTATCTGCTGGCCGACGATATCGATATGGAGCCGGTGCCCGGCTACGACGCCGCCAATTGGGGCAAGGGCTATGGCGACTTCGTCATGAAGCCCGACCTGACCACGCTGATGAAAGCGACCTGGCTTGAGGGTACCGCCATCGTTCTGTGTGACCTCTCCGACCACCACCATCACGAGCCGGTGCCACATAGCCCGCGCGCCATTCTCAAGCGTCAGCTCGAGCGCCTCGCCAAGCTTGGCTACACGGCAAATGTTGCCACAGAACTTGAGTTCTACCTGTTCGACGATGACTACCGCACCGTCCACCAGAAGGGCCATCGCAACCTGCAGCCGGCAGGCGACTACATTCAGGACTACAATATTTTCCAGACCACCAAGGAAGAAGGCGTGATGCGCGCGCTGCGCAAGCATCTGCAGGCGTCGGGCATTCCGGTGGAATCCTCCAAAGGCGAGTGGGGCCCGGGGCAGGAAGAGATCAACGTCAAATATGCCGATGCGCTGACCATGGCTGACCGCCACGTGGTCCTTAAGAACGCCACTAAGGAAATCGCCTACGCGCAGGGCAAGTCGGTCACCTTCATGGCCAAATGGGACTATGCGCTGGCTGGTTCGTCGAGCCACATCCACATGTCGCTGGCCGACAAGGCGGGGAAACCGCTTTTCGTCGGTGACAAAGACGAGCGCGGCATGAGCGATCTGATGAAGCATTTCATGGCAGGGCAGCTCGCCTATGCCCGCGAGATCACCTATTTTCTCGCCCCCTATATCAATAGTTACAAGCGCTTCCAGGCCGGCACTTTTGCGCCGACCAAGGCGATCTGGTCGCCGGACAACCGCACCGCTGGCTTCCGCCTTTGCGGCGAGCATTCCAAATCCATCCGCGTCGAATGCCGCATGGGCGGCGCTGACCTCAATCCCTATCTGGCCATTGCGGCACTGATCGCCGCTGGCATTGAGGGCATCGAGGAAAAGCTGCCGCTCGAACCAGCTTTCGTCGGCGACGCATACATCACCGAAAAGTTGCGCGAGATTCCCAAGACGCTGCGCGAAGCCACCGACACGCTGCGCAACTCGGCAATGCTCAAGGATGCGTTCGGCGAGCAGGTCGTCAGCCATTATGTGCACACCGCCGAATGGGAACAGCTCGAATATGATCGCCGTGTCACCGACTGGGAACTCAAGCGCGGTTTCGAGCGGAGCTAG
- a CDS encoding aldehyde dehydrogenase family protein, with product MTETVKIISPIDGSVYAERPLATGQQIDSAVLNAKAARRAWGETTIAERQKILTHFVDALLLMNDDIVPELAWQMGRPVRFGGEKRGVEERARYMIELAAEALAPSIKPEKEGFTRYITREALGTVMVIAPWNYPFLTAVNSIVPGLMAGNAIILKHASQTLLAGERFAAAAESAGLPSGLFQNLVLGHADTEKLIGSGQIDHINFTGSVEGGRRIEKAAAGTFATLGLELGGKDPAYVRADANLENAVENLVDGSFFNSGQSCCGVERIYVHESVYGNFVERFIDNAKGWTLGNPLDADTIVGPMARGNFADHVRQQTAEALRGGATRHLNTKHELDKAGSPYLAPEVLTNVNHQMSIMREESFGPVVGIMKVADDAEAMTLMNDSPYGLTASIWTDDLDAAAKLGGQIETGTVFANRCDYLDPALVWTGVKDTGKGGGLSEIGYANLTQPKSYHLKRI from the coding sequence ATGACCGAAACGGTCAAGATCATCTCCCCCATCGACGGCAGCGTCTATGCCGAACGCCCCCTGGCTACCGGGCAGCAAATCGACAGTGCCGTTCTCAACGCCAAGGCAGCGCGCCGGGCGTGGGGCGAGACGACCATCGCCGAGCGGCAGAAAATCCTGACGCATTTCGTCGATGCGCTGCTGTTGATGAACGATGACATTGTGCCCGAACTGGCCTGGCAGATGGGCCGTCCGGTCCGTTTTGGCGGCGAGAAGCGTGGCGTCGAAGAGCGCGCGCGCTATATGATCGAACTGGCTGCCGAGGCTCTGGCGCCGTCGATCAAACCTGAGAAAGAAGGCTTCACCCGCTACATCACCCGCGAGGCGCTCGGCACCGTCATGGTAATCGCGCCATGGAACTATCCGTTCCTCACCGCGGTCAACTCCATCGTTCCGGGTCTGATGGCGGGCAATGCCATCATCCTCAAACACGCTAGCCAGACGCTGCTGGCCGGTGAGCGTTTCGCCGCCGCTGCCGAAAGCGCCGGCCTGCCATCCGGGCTGTTCCAGAATCTGGTCCTTGGCCACGCCGATACCGAAAAGCTGATCGGTTCAGGGCAGATCGACCACATCAATTTCACCGGCTCGGTCGAAGGCGGCCGCCGCATCGAAAAGGCCGCAGCTGGCACCTTTGCTACTCTCGGCCTCGAACTTGGCGGCAAGGATCCGGCCTATGTCCGGGCCGACGCAAATCTTGAAAACGCCGTCGAAAACCTCGTCGATGGCTCGTTCTTCAATTCCGGTCAAAGCTGCTGCGGCGTCGAGCGCATTTATGTGCATGAAAGCGTCTACGGCAATTTTGTCGAACGCTTCATCGACAATGCCAAGGGCTGGACGCTGGGCAATCCGCTTGATGCCGACACAATCGTCGGCCCGATGGCGCGCGGCAATTTTGCTGACCATGTGCGCCAACAGACCGCCGAAGCCCTGCGGGGTGGCGCGACCCGACATCTCAATACCAAGCATGAACTCGACAAAGCCGGCTCGCCCTATCTGGCGCCTGAGGTGCTGACGAACGTCAACCACCAGATGTCGATCATGCGCGAAGAGAGCTTTGGCCCCGTCGTCGGCATCATGAAAGTGGCCGACGATGCGGAAGCGATGACGCTGATGAACGACAGCCCCTATGGGCTCACTGCCTCGATCTGGACCGACGACCTCGACGCTGCGGCCAAGCTTGGTGGGCAGATCGAAACCGGCACCGTGTTTGCCAATCGCTGTGATTATCTCGATCCGGCGCTGGTCTGGACCGGGGTCAAAGACACTGGCAAGGGCGGCGGGCTGAGCGAGATCGGCTATGCGAATTTGACCCAGCCCAAAAGCTATCATTTGAAGCGGATTTAA
- a CDS encoding iron-containing alcohol dehydrogenase, with amino-acid sequence MTKANWNYPTAIKFGPGRIAELPEALKTAGISRPLLVTDAGLVNLPVTQNTIALLKAAGVPVGVFADVKPNPISANVEAGIRVLREGGHDGVIAFGGGSGLDVGKVIAFMAGQTRPMWDFEDIGDWWTRADPAGIFPIVAVPTTAGTGSEVGRAGVITDETTHTKKVIFHPLMMPKVVIVDPELTVGMPKFITVGTGMDALAHCLEAYCAPGYHPMADGIAVEGIRLVFENLPKVYANPNDVEARGHMMSAAAMGATAFQKGLGAIHALSHPVGALYDTHHGMTNAVFMPYVLVVNRPAIEARIARLAAYLGLAPSFEAFLHAVTALRLRLDVPHTLAEFKVDGSKRELIGDMAIVDPTAGGNPVELTKERALEIFDRAMEGRV; translated from the coding sequence ATGACCAAAGCCAACTGGAACTACCCGACCGCCATCAAGTTCGGTCCCGGCCGTATCGCCGAGCTACCCGAAGCGCTCAAGACGGCCGGGATTTCACGGCCGCTGCTCGTCACCGATGCGGGGTTGGTCAACCTGCCGGTGACGCAGAACACCATTGCCCTGCTCAAGGCCGCGGGCGTCCCGGTCGGCGTGTTCGCCGATGTCAAACCCAACCCGATTTCGGCCAATGTCGAAGCCGGCATTCGCGTATTGCGCGAAGGCGGCCATGACGGTGTGATCGCCTTTGGCGGCGGTTCGGGGCTCGATGTGGGCAAGGTCATCGCCTTCATGGCTGGCCAGACCCGCCCGATGTGGGATTTCGAAGATATCGGCGACTGGTGGACCCGCGCCGATCCTGCAGGCATTTTCCCGATTGTCGCCGTGCCGACCACGGCGGGCACTGGCTCAGAAGTGGGCCGCGCGGGCGTCATCACTGACGAGACGACCCACACCAAGAAAGTCATCTTCCATCCGCTGATGATGCCAAAGGTGGTCATCGTCGATCCTGAACTCACCGTCGGGATGCCCAAATTCATCACCGTTGGCACCGGCATGGACGCGCTGGCGCATTGCCTCGAAGCCTATTGCGCGCCGGGCTATCATCCAATGGCGGACGGCATTGCGGTCGAGGGCATTCGCCTGGTGTTTGAGAACCTGCCTAAAGTTTATGCTAACCCAAACGATGTCGAAGCGCGCGGCCACATGATGAGCGCCGCCGCCATGGGCGCCACCGCGTTCCAGAAAGGCCTTGGCGCCATTCACGCACTGAGCCATCCCGTCGGCGCGCTTTATGACACTCATCACGGCATGACCAATGCCGTGTTCATGCCCTATGTGCTGGTGGTCAATCGTCCGGCCATCGAAGCGCGCATCGCGCGGCTGGCAGCTTATCTTGGCCTCGCGCCGAGCTTTGAGGCATTCCTCCACGCCGTCACCGCGCTGCGCCTGCGATTGGACGTGCCGCATACCTTGGCTGAGTTCAAGGTGGATGGGAGCAAGCGCGAATTGATCGGAGACATGGCAATTGTCGACCCGACAGCCGGTGGCAATCCGGTGGAATTGACCAAGGAACGGGCGCTCGAGATCTTTGATCGGGCGATGGAAGGGCGGGTTTAG
- a CDS encoding mannitol dehydrogenase family protein, whose amino-acid sequence MTRLSAAILANAPTGVAVPNYDRTKVTAGIVHLGIGAFHRAHMAVYVDDLLKDNPDWAIVGASLRRPDTKEALEPQDGLYTVAVRDASGTHPRIIGSILKVLDANTQREELLSLMASPAIRIVSLTVTEKGYCHDPATGELDQRHPDIVHDLANPTEPHSAPGMIVEALARRKAAGIAPFAVMSCDNLPSNGATVKRIVTKFASLRDAALGEWVAEVAFPGTMVDRIVPSTTDADRTTIADLTGVDDAWPIMTEPFTQWVIEDDFPQGRPPFEKAGAQLVKDVEPFERMKLRMLNGSHSTMAYLGYLSGYEYISDVMADENFVTLIHDLMTEEAMPTLDMPGVDLGAYRDQLLNRFRNPALQHRTWQIAMDGSQKLPQRLLGTIRNRLNADQPFDRLALGVAGWMRYVMGIDENGDEIDVRDPLAMRMLAIAADAGDDAEELYIGLAGLTEVFGTDLAENQAFGEAVATHLDSLLEIGVKEAVAEVVAA is encoded by the coding sequence ATGACGCGCCTCAGCGCCGCCATTCTTGCCAACGCCCCCACCGGTGTTGCCGTGCCCAACTACGACCGGACCAAGGTCACTGCTGGCATCGTGCATCTGGGTATTGGCGCCTTCCATCGCGCGCATATGGCGGTCTATGTCGACGACCTGCTCAAGGACAATCCCGATTGGGCCATCGTCGGCGCCAGCCTCCGTCGTCCGGACACCAAGGAGGCGCTTGAGCCGCAGGACGGTCTCTACACAGTAGCCGTGCGCGATGCCTCCGGCACTCATCCGCGCATTATCGGCTCGATCCTCAAGGTGCTCGACGCCAATACGCAGCGTGAAGAACTGCTGTCGCTGATGGCCAGCCCTGCCATTCGGATCGTTTCGCTGACGGTGACGGAAAAGGGCTACTGCCACGATCCGGCAACCGGCGAGCTCGATCAGCGCCATCCCGACATCGTCCACGATCTGGCCAACCCGACCGAACCACATTCGGCTCCCGGCATGATTGTCGAGGCGTTGGCGCGCCGCAAAGCCGCAGGCATTGCTCCGTTCGCGGTGATGAGCTGCGATAACCTGCCGTCCAATGGCGCGACCGTGAAGCGCATCGTCACCAAGTTTGCCAGCCTGCGCGATGCAGCGCTGGGCGAATGGGTGGCCGAAGTCGCGTTCCCGGGCACCATGGTCGACCGCATCGTACCCTCCACGACCGATGCCGACCGCACGACGATTGCCGACCTGACCGGCGTCGACGATGCCTGGCCGATCATGACCGAGCCCTTTACCCAATGGGTTATCGAGGATGACTTCCCGCAGGGCCGTCCGCCGTTCGAAAAGGCCGGGGCGCAGCTGGTCAAGGACGTCGAGCCGTTCGAGCGCATGAAGCTGCGCATGCTCAACGGCAGCCATTCGACCATGGCCTACCTCGGCTATCTGTCTGGCTATGAATACATTTCCGACGTCATGGCAGACGAAAACTTCGTCACACTGATCCACGACCTCATGACCGAAGAAGCTATGCCAACGCTGGATATGCCCGGCGTTGACCTCGGTGCCTATCGCGATCAGTTGCTCAACCGTTTCCGCAATCCAGCGCTACAGCATCGCACCTGGCAGATCGCCATGGACGGCAGCCAAAAACTGCCCCAGCGCCTGCTCGGCACCATCCGCAATCGTCTCAATGCCGATCAGCCGTTCGACCGCCTTGCGCTCGGTGTCGCCGGTTGGATGCGTTATGTCATGGGCATCGACGAGAACGGCGACGAGATCGACGTGCGCGATCCGCTGGCTATGCGCATGCTGGCGATTGCCGCAGATGCAGGCGATGACGCCGAGGAGCTCTATATCGGGCTGGCGGGCCTGACCGAGGTGTTCGGCACCGATCTGGCTGAAAACCAGGCGTTCGGCGAGGCCGTGGCGACCCATCTCGATAGTCTGCTCGAGATTGGGGTGAAGGAAGCTGTGGCAGAGGTAGTTGCTGCTTAG
- a CDS encoding sugar kinase — protein MAQQRFVSIGECMIEMSGGEDRQYRLGYAGDTLNTAWYMRALLGEDWSVDYYTGLGEDRYSGDIRQFLDDNNIGTSHIRTVPGRRPGLYMIHQQDGDRHFTYWRDTSAAKLLADDKDALAAAVKGASVVYFSGITLAILTPRARGRLLGAIVKARDAGARIVFDTNIRPALWTSPRVMTAVLTAAATLCDVVLPTHSDEAPLFGDKSVDDTADRYLELGVEEVVVKDGAGEALIATASERVRVAPKPGATVVDATGAGDSFNGAYLSARLAGKSLQEAAEAAHRVAGVVIGQKGALVDPKLLV, from the coding sequence TTGGCACAGCAGCGCTTCGTCAGCATCGGGGAATGCATGATCGAAATGAGTGGCGGCGAAGATCGCCAATACCGGCTTGGCTATGCGGGTGATACGCTCAACACCGCCTGGTATATGCGCGCACTGCTCGGTGAGGATTGGTCGGTAGACTATTACACAGGCCTGGGCGAAGATCGCTATTCGGGCGATATCCGTCAGTTCCTCGATGACAACAATATCGGCACCAGCCATATCCGCACCGTGCCCGGCCGCCGCCCTGGCCTTTACATGATCCATCAGCAAGACGGTGACCGCCACTTCACCTATTGGCGCGATACGTCCGCTGCCAAACTTTTGGCCGATGACAAGGATGCGCTGGCAGCCGCGGTCAAGGGGGCGAGCGTGGTGTATTTCTCGGGTATTACCCTCGCCATTCTGACGCCACGGGCGCGTGGCCGGTTGCTCGGCGCCATCGTCAAGGCGCGCGATGCCGGTGCACGGATCGTGTTCGACACCAATATCCGCCCTGCCCTGTGGACCAGCCCGCGCGTTATGACGGCCGTGCTGACGGCTGCAGCGACGCTGTGTGATGTGGTTCTGCCGACCCATAGCGATGAAGCACCGCTGTTTGGCGACAAGTCGGTTGATGACACAGCCGACCGCTATCTCGAACTGGGTGTCGAGGAAGTGGTGGTCAAGGATGGTGCTGGCGAAGCGCTCATTGCCACGGCGAGCGAGCGGGTAAGGGTTGCGCCCAAGCCCGGTGCGACGGTGGTCGATGCGACGGGCGCCGGCGACAGTTTTAACGGGGCGTATCTGTCGGCACGGTTGGCGGGCAAGTCACTGCAGGAGGCGGCGGAAGCGGCGCACCGGGTGGCTGGGGTCGTGATCGGGCAGAAGGGTGCGTTGGTCGATCCGAAGTTGTTGGTTTAG
- a CDS encoding DUF924 family protein, with amino-acid sequence MRTAQDIITFWFVDHGMDDWFGGKPEFDAALAERFADTHPKVALGEAWDWRKTAEGRLAELIVLDQFSRQLHRNSAKAFAQDTMATALAQEAITAGADQAVDAKWRMFFYMPFMHAESLKVQDDGVRLFAALNDAFLLDFMTGHRDTVARFGRFPFRNKALGRESTAEELAYMVEQGDRAF; translated from the coding sequence ATGCGCACAGCTCAGGACATCATCACATTCTGGTTTGTCGACCACGGCATGGATGACTGGTTCGGCGGCAAGCCCGAATTCGATGCCGCGCTTGCTGAACGCTTTGCCGATACCCATCCCAAAGTCGCGCTGGGCGAAGCCTGGGATTGGCGCAAGACCGCCGAAGGGCGGCTGGCCGAACTCATCGTGCTCGATCAGTTTTCACGTCAGCTGCATCGCAACTCTGCCAAGGCTTTTGCGCAGGACACAATGGCAACGGCATTGGCGCAGGAAGCGATCACCGCCGGAGCAGACCAGGCGGTGGATGCCAAGTGGCGCATGTTCTTCTACATGCCCTTCATGCATGCGGAATCGCTGAAAGTGCAGGATGACGGCGTGCGCCTGTTCGCAGCGCTGAACGATGCTTTCCTTCTCGATTTCATGACCGGCCACCGCGACACAGTCGCGCGGTTCGGGCGGTTCCCGTTCCGGAACAAGGCGCTGGGCCGCGAGAGCACTGCCGAGGAATTGGCCTATATGGTAGAGCAGGGCGACCGGGCGTTTTAA
- a CDS encoding VOC family protein, producing the protein MIDTSVQTNVKSAPILPLTTKLGTVHIAVTDRAKALAIWQDVVGLDIISETGNELTLGAGGKPLIVLETGATRPSQQHTIGLYHVAVHVPKRVDMAQLAVRAMQRNVRISPTDHLVSEAIYLWDLDGNGIEITFETPWRGRLGDPDKGETYAITVDGKRHSGRDPIDLDGLLAELGPAPVIVPRMPEGTRIGHVHVHVKDLRQSMEFYRDVLGFAGFLLIDSFGMGDVGLDYMPHTIAFNIWSGPNASLPVAGSAGLRWFTIVLPDAATLDGVKTRLVNANAAVTPIDGGIETQDPSGNRIKIILA; encoded by the coding sequence ATGATTGATACCTCCGTCCAGACCAACGTCAAATCGGCCCCCATCCTGCCCCTGACCACGAAGCTGGGTACCGTCCATATCGCGGTGACCGACCGCGCCAAGGCCCTCGCCATCTGGCAGGACGTGGTTGGCCTCGACATCATCTCTGAAACCGGCAACGAGTTGACCCTCGGCGCAGGCGGCAAGCCGCTGATCGTACTCGAAACGGGCGCGACCCGCCCGAGTCAGCAGCACACGATCGGGCTCTATCACGTTGCTGTCCACGTGCCCAAACGGGTCGATATGGCCCAGCTGGCGGTTCGGGCCATGCAGCGTAATGTCCGAATTTCGCCGACCGATCACCTTGTCAGCGAAGCCATCTACCTGTGGGATCTTGATGGCAATGGCATTGAAATCACCTTTGAGACGCCTTGGCGCGGCCGGTTGGGTGATCCCGACAAGGGGGAAACCTACGCGATCACCGTCGATGGCAAGCGTCACTCGGGTCGCGACCCAATCGATCTCGATGGCCTGCTTGCCGAACTGGGGCCTGCGCCCGTAATCGTCCCCCGCATGCCTGAAGGCACGCGGATCGGGCACGTGCATGTCCATGTCAAAGACCTGCGCCAGTCGATGGAGTTCTATCGCGACGTGCTTGGTTTTGCCGGGTTCCTGCTCATCGACTCGTTCGGCATGGGCGATGTGGGGCTCGACTACATGCCCCACACCATCGCCTTCAACATCTGGTCTGGCCCCAACGCCAGCCTGCCCGTGGCCGGGTCCGCCGGCCTGCGCTGGTTCACCATCGTGCTGCCCGATGCCGCCACGCTCGACGGCGTCAAAACCCGACTGGTCAATGCCAATGCCGCCGTGACGCCCATCGACGGCGGCATCGAGACGCAGGACCCGTCTGGCAACCGCATCAAGATCATCCTGGCCTAG
- a CDS encoding YARHG domain-containing protein, translating into MNLRIILTVAALLAGTGAATANCYEGLGCDDSQYFTTQALQQGTCQQLWEVRNMIYQQNGYCFQTNRAKQSFSNDGCYINDQASVRLNVYERKNVATIQSVEKAKGCK; encoded by the coding sequence ATGAATTTGAGGATAATCTTGACGGTTGCCGCGCTGCTCGCCGGAACAGGCGCGGCGACGGCGAACTGCTATGAAGGGCTGGGCTGCGACGATAGCCAGTATTTCACCACCCAGGCGCTGCAGCAGGGCACGTGCCAGCAGCTCTGGGAGGTCAGAAACATGATTTATCAACAGAACGGCTATTGCTTCCAGACCAACCGCGCCAAGCAGAGTTTCAGCAATGACGGTTGCTACATCAACGATCAGGCGTCGGTGCGGCTCAACGTATATGAGCGCAAGAACGTCGCCACCATCCAGTCTGTGGAAAAGGCCAAGGGCTGCAAGTAG